GTGCAATTCCATGCCGCAAAGGTAGATGCGAGCCATAAATTTGCCCCCCAAATGCAAACGCGAACTATGCAAAAACTAAGCATGGATGACCTCAACCGCCTGTCGGTGGCGGATTTTTCCCGACAACAAAAACTGCCCGTCGTCTTGGTGCTCGACAATGTGCGCTCAGGCCTCAATGTCGGCTCCATTTTTCGCAGCGCCGATGCTTTTTTGCTGGAAAGGCTCATTTTGTGTGGCATCACCGCGCAGCCCCCGCATCGGGAGATACTAAAAACCGCGCTGGGCAGCACTGAATCGGTGGATTGGACTTATCACGCGCACACTACGGAGGCAGTGGATTGGCTCAAACAAAACGGCTATCGCGTGTTTGCCGTGGAACAGACCACCCATAAAATCTGGCTGCACGATTTTATGCCGGAACACCAGACCCGTTACGCCTTTGTGTTGGGCAACGAAGTGGAGGGCGTGAGCGATGCCGTGCTTGCCCTGTGCGACGGGGCCATGGAAATTCCCCAATTCGGCACCAAACACTCGCTCAATGTGGCAGTGGCGGCGGGTATTGTAGTGTGGGAGGTCGCTCGCAAAATTTGGGAGGGGTAGGATGTGCGGGGGCGCAAGACCTGCGTGCGGCCAATGTCGGATGTGCGCTGTGCCGCGACTTTATACCTTATACCTTGATTCGATAGGATTTGTCAGATGGCCGTGATTGATGCCCCTGATTTTGAGCAGATTGCGATAGTGACCATGCTCATCTGACAAATCCTAGCGAATCAAGGTATAAATTGCCAAAACGAATAGTCATCTTTTCGCTTCTCAAAAAAAAGCACGTTTACCTTCTTTTTCGTGTGCAGTTGCCATTGCCTGAAAGGATAGTACAACTGCCTTGTTACAGCGATTTTCGCTTTGTCGGGTTCTGAGAGGTGTCATCCCGGAAGAATGCAGGGGTGCGTCTCAGAAACAGGCCGAGATGTCACCTTCTTCGTTGCTCAAAAGATGACAACTCTTACAAAACGAGAATGGCTGAGCGGTACCAAGTCTGGCGGCGCCCCCCCCCAATGGAAATAACCAATCCCCCCCATTTCATCGCGGCATGAACAAGATAATCAAAGCCCCTGCGATGCAAATACTCGCGCCGATGAGGTCCCAGTTGTCGGGTGTTTGGTATTCTGCCAAATACAACCAAAGCAACGAGGCGGCGATGTAGATGCCGCCGTAAATC
This genomic interval from Saprospiraceae bacterium contains the following:
- a CDS encoding RNA methyltransferase, coding for MQKLSMDDLNRLSVADFSRQQKLPVVLVLDNVRSGLNVGSIFRSADAFLLERLILCGITAQPPHREILKTALGSTESVDWTYHAHTTEAVDWLKQNGYRVFAVEQTTHKIWLHDFMPEHQTRYAFVLGNEVEGVSDAVLALCDGAMEIPQFGTKHSLNVAVAAGIVVWEVARKIWEG